The nucleotide window TATCTTCAACGATGGATTTAAAGGAATCAGGATATTAACTATTGGAAGACTTGCTTACGGAAAAGGCTATGATATCGCTATCACAGCAGGTAAAAAGCTAAAAGAGAAAAGAGTGAAATTTAGATGGTATGTATTGGGAAAAGGACCATTAGAAGAAGAGATAAAACAGTTAATACAAAAAAATAATTTAACTGAGGAGTTTATATTATTAGGAGTAAAAGCAAATCCCTATCCTTATATAAAAAATTCAGATATTTATGTACAAACTTCCAGATTTGAAGGGTTTGGGTTAGCCATTGCAGAAGCAAGGATGCTAAATACTCCGGTTGTTACAACTAAATTTGATGCTGTTTTTAGCCAGATGATTGATCAAAAGAATGGCCTGGTTGTTGAAATGAATGCTGATGCAGTTTGTGAAGGCATTCTTAAGTTAGTTGAGAACCCAGATTTAAGAGAAGAAATTAAAAATTACCTATTAACAGAGAAGAAAGGAAATGTGGAAGAAATCGAAAAATTTTATCGACTAATCAGTTGATGTAGGTGAAACTAAAAATGAAGAAAAAAGTACTATTTATGGTTATTAACATGAATATTGGTGGAACGGAGAAAGCTTTATTAAATCTGATAGATGCAATGCCAGAGGATAGGTATGATATTACCATCTTAATGCTTGAGGAGTATGGCGGTTTTTTAGAGTTTATTCCTAAGAGAGTTAAGGTGATTCAGCTTAGTGGATATGAAAGTATAAAAAGTTTAATGAACAATCCACCAAAACAGATATTGATAAGAACATTAATTAATAAAAGGATAAATGAACTTTTCCAATTATCTTGGTGTTATTTTATATCAGCTATGAAAAAAGATCGAAGCTCCCTGTTTAAATATTTGATGGAAAAAATTTCATTCCATTCAGATGATTATGATGCAGCAATAGCTTATGCTGGTCCAATGGACTTCATAAGCTATTTTATTTTAAGAAAAGTAAGTGCTAAAAAGAAATTTCAATGGATTCATTTTGATGTTACAAAAATAGGCTTCAATCAGAATTTTGCGTTCAATAATTATCCCGAATTCGATAGTATTTATACTGTATCATCGGAAGCAAAAAATAAGTTGGTAAGTATCATACCTAGTTTGACTAATAAAGTGAAGGTTTTTCATAACTTAGTTCCAACAAAGAAAGTGCTCGATGAAGCAAGGATAGGCGAAGGGTTTACAGATGAATTTTATGGAATCAGAATTTTAACAGTGGGAAGATTGAGTAAAGAAAAGGGCCAAGATTTAGCTATCCGAGTAATGGCAAATTTAAAGAAATCTGGACTTAATGTTCGTTGGTACTTAATAGGAGAAGGAAGTTCAAGAAGAGAATATGAAAAACTAATAAATAATTATAACTTAACCCAAGATGTTATATTATTGGGATCAAAAAGTAATCCGTATCCTTTCATGAGACAGTGTGATATTTATGTTCAACCCTCACGGCACGAGGGATATTGTATAACTCTAGCAGAAGCTTTACTATTCAAAACTAATGTTATTGCTACGAATTTTGTGGGTGCAATGGAACAAATTCAATCGAAACAAAGAGGGATAGTTATTAACTTCGAAGAAAGTGAGCTTTATAACGCATTAAAACAGTTGATTCTACACGATCATAGCGAAAAAAAACTTAGCACAATCAATGTTGGAGAAAATAGAGAAGAAATTCAAAAGGTAATAGAAGTTTTTATATAAATAATAATGGTGGGTTAATAAGGTGAAAAATCAATTAAAAGCCGGAGCGATATTATCTTATACTGCATTAATTATTAATAGTTTAATATCCATACTGTATACTCCAATTATGTTGAACTTGCTTGGGCAGTCTGAATACGGTTTATACAGTTTAGCTAATTCAGCGACAGGCTATATTGGGGTTTTAAATTTTGGTTTAGGCAATGCAGTTATAAGATATACAGCAAAGTATAAAGCATTAAATGATGAAGAAAGCTGTTCTAGAATTTATGGAATGTTTTTTCGGATGTATTTCGTCCTGGGTTTGATAGCTCTCCTCGCAGGCTCATTCCTTACTTGGAATTCTGGTACTATCTTCGGAAGTTCCCTAACTGTTCATGAACAGAAAACATTAGAAGTTTTAATGGCTATAGTAACTTTGAATCTATCTTTAGGTATAGGATTAGGGTTATTTAGTGTCATTGTACTTGCACATGAAAAGTTTATTTTTCAAAAGTTAGTCGTCATAGCAGGTTCCATTATTAGTCCTCTTGTGATGCTGCCTTTATTAATTATGGGATATGGCACTGTGGCAATGGTAACCATCACTGCCATTATAAATATAGTCACTATCTTTCTGAATGCGTTTTACTGTTTTAGATTTTTAAGGATAAAAATAAGCTTTAAAAAAGTTGAGAATTCTTTATTTAAAGAAGTCATGTTTTTTTCATCCTATATATTTTTAAATCTAATCATCAGCAAGCTTTATGATACAACAGATCAGGTTCTATTGGGTATATATAGTGGGACAGCAGCTATTTCAATTTATGCAATCGGTACTATGTTCACTGGTTATTTTTCAGGTTTTTCATCAGCAATTTCCAATGTGTTTTTAAGTAAAGTCACCAGGATGACGACGAAAGAAACTTCAGATGAAGAGCTTTCTAATTTGTTTATTCGGATAGGCAGGCTTCAATACATTGTTGTATCTTTTGCTCTAAGTGGTTTTATAGTCTTTGGCAAAGAATTCATTATCCTATGGGTGGGAAAGGATTATGAGCTTTCTTACACAATAGCGATCATCATATTAATCCCAATGATTGTATCTCTATTACAGAGTATGGGAGGGGTTATTCTCCAAGCAAAGAATATGCAAAAATTCAAGACAATAATCAACGCCGCTGTTGCAGTTGGAAATGTATTTTTAAGTATTCTTTTTGTTCAGTGGTGGGGACCTGTTGGAGCAGCAATAGGGACAGCTATTGCTTTTTTTATAGGAAACGTCTTAATAATAAATAT belongs to Mesobacillus sp. AQ2 and includes:
- a CDS encoding glycosyltransferase, which translates into the protein MKKKVLFMVINMNIGGTEKALLNLIDAMPEDRYDITILMLEEYGGFLEFIPKRVKVIQLSGYESIKSLMNNPPKQILIRTLINKRINELFQLSWCYFISAMKKDRSSLFKYLMEKISFHSDDYDAAIAYAGPMDFISYFILRKVSAKKKFQWIHFDVTKIGFNQNFAFNNYPEFDSIYTVSSEAKNKLVSIIPSLTNKVKVFHNLVPTKKVLDEARIGEGFTDEFYGIRILTVGRLSKEKGQDLAIRVMANLKKSGLNVRWYLIGEGSSRREYEKLINNYNLTQDVILLGSKSNPYPFMRQCDIYVQPSRHEGYCITLAEALLFKTNVIATNFVGAMEQIQSKQRGIVINFEESELYNALKQLILHDHSEKKLSTINVGENREEIQKVIEVFI
- a CDS encoding oligosaccharide flippase family protein encodes the protein MKNQLKAGAILSYTALIINSLISILYTPIMLNLLGQSEYGLYSLANSATGYIGVLNFGLGNAVIRYTAKYKALNDEESCSRIYGMFFRMYFVLGLIALLAGSFLTWNSGTIFGSSLTVHEQKTLEVLMAIVTLNLSLGIGLGLFSVIVLAHEKFIFQKLVVIAGSIISPLVMLPLLIMGYGTVAMVTITAIINIVTIFLNAFYCFRFLRIKISFKKVENSLFKEVMFFSSYIFLNLIISKLYDTTDQVLLGIYSGTAAISIYAIGTMFTGYFSGFSSAISNVFLSKVTRMTTKETSDEELSNLFIRIGRLQYIVVSFALSGFIVFGKEFIILWVGKDYELSYTIAIIILIPMIVSLLQSMGGVILQAKNMQKFKTIINAAVAVGNVFLSILFVQWWGPVGAAIGTAIAFFIGNVLIINIYYWKKIQINIPDFWKNIILMSVPLIISLLFGFTINGKFPVDSWLLFAIKISIFTLVFLILMWITAMNRYEKELITFPLHYYFKKRLQGKGI